In Thiospirochaeta perfilievii, a single window of DNA contains:
- a CDS encoding ROK family transcriptional regulator has translation MKASNKSFQRQHNLALVARSIWKSEGISRVDISKDIEMDKTSVSNIVSVLLENNLIEVANVGESMPKGGRKPINLRIKADFGYVLGLNIQPDKCKLAILCLDGSVVFKEEIKLHEILTLDEIVTLAIERVRSDFEGVKKILGCTIGLPGNVDTSSGTIIKSDPFKIFDYEIGNKLQELYKFPFLIENDANCCAWGEIFFNNDRDGNFLFLLGELNKHYLVHNIEVGIGFGMGIVIDNKVYPGFNNQSGEFKSLFWRSKDDYQFGSDKAKRSFSRLQGVLTDEVLEELLLNFTPIISVLNPERVVVGGDVSRYTDRINALIETEYSDHYISKEISGCNFVRSNFGEYDVAVGSACMFLEKLFRVPEISEVDSICDINWENIFS, from the coding sequence ATGAAAGCATCAAATAAGAGTTTTCAAAGGCAACATAACCTTGCCCTGGTTGCTAGAAGTATATGGAAGAGTGAAGGGATTAGTCGGGTAGATATTTCGAAGGATATTGAGATGGATAAAACTTCTGTTTCAAATATTGTATCTGTTCTACTTGAAAACAACTTAATTGAGGTTGCAAATGTAGGTGAGTCTATGCCTAAGGGGGGACGAAAACCTATAAATTTAAGAATTAAAGCTGATTTTGGTTATGTTTTAGGTCTTAATATACAACCTGATAAGTGTAAGCTGGCAATATTGTGTTTAGATGGATCAGTTGTTTTTAAAGAAGAGATAAAGTTACATGAGATACTTACCTTAGATGAAATTGTAACCCTTGCTATTGAGAGGGTAAGATCTGATTTTGAAGGTGTAAAAAAGATTCTAGGATGTACAATAGGTCTTCCTGGTAATGTTGATACGTCTTCAGGGACTATTATTAAATCAGATCCATTTAAGATTTTTGACTATGAAATTGGAAATAAATTACAAGAGTTGTATAAGTTTCCTTTTTTAATTGAGAATGATGCTAACTGTTGTGCGTGGGGTGAGATATTTTTTAATAATGATAGAGATGGGAATTTTCTATTTTTATTAGGAGAGCTTAACAAACACTACTTAGTACATAATATTGAAGTTGGTATTGGTTTTGGTATGGGAATTGTAATTGATAATAAGGTTTATCCTGGTTTTAATAATCAGTCAGGTGAATTTAAAAGTCTTTTCTGGAGAAGTAAAGATGATTATCAGTTTGGTTCAGATAAGGCTAAGAGGTCTTTTAGTAGACTTCAAGGTGTATTAACAGATGAAGTATTAGAGGAGTTGTTACTTAATTTTACTCCTATAATATCTGTTTTAAACCCAGAGAGAGTTGTTGTTGGTGGTGATGTTAGCCGTTATACGGATAGGATAAATGCTCTAATTGAGACAGAGTATAGTGATCACTACATATCAAAAGAGATCTCTGGTTGTAACTTTGTAAGATCCAATTTTGGAGAGTATGATGTTGCTGTTGGTTCTGCTTGTATGTTTTTGGAAAAACTTTTTAGGGTGCCAGAGATATCAGAGGTAGATAGTATTTGCGATATAAATTGGGAAAATATCTTTTCCTAA
- a CDS encoding GH36-type glycosyl hydrolase domain-containing protein translates to MSWKLTDKHFILTNPQELRSWYNYISNSDYGIKISHLGDAYSTTIKEPRTVVTNYDFFTPNKGRFVYIKDSDTIWSPSFYPVEESLDSYKCLHAPGYTQFDSIKNDVRVCHSIFLPQKGTFEIGLINIKNHSNRVKKISVTPEVEFLLYDSFGVDPVYYSWYTNSSYEKDTNSLIFKKLQGGADTVTGFFTSTLSPSFYDASFFAFKGNGSQRKPESVINGQLKNSTSGGDPYIGAFQFDLELKPGEEREFAIFLGVDKNNIQLIKKDFPTTDEVKKEFTIVKEDWLKKINKAEIEQLDDSIFKNYLKTFFPYQIYQQSEGLVRIPFRGYRDVAQDAMSLSYYNPKGAKDIILTMCTKQFDNGRCLRQWNTGGGFNDERDFRDLAFWLPIAVERYIQNTGDKGILDIKMKYFQSETEESVYSHCIKGINYSLQIGDHGLVKMGVGDWNDALSGLGLEGGSVWLNQFAYYALEKLEILDNLTVENHNLNINSLKDTLYKGVMEYWTGEWFGRGISDKGVKLGLEDRIFLLPQAWFTISGMGKRDPEKASIALDNMVKKLSTPNGLMICDPGWDEPDETVGNLSALAPGLAENFAVYNHASLYGVYALLMANKNSEGMDFLKRALPMYKDYTQTRSEPFVLVNYYNGGYYKDKEGNGGIPWLTGTVCWLALGLFDFIIPKKLKIEE, encoded by the coding sequence ATGAGCTGGAAGCTTACTGATAAACATTTTATACTTACAAATCCACAGGAGTTGCGAAGTTGGTATAACTATATATCAAATTCTGACTATGGAATTAAAATATCCCATTTAGGAGATGCCTACTCAACAACAATAAAGGAGCCTAGAACTGTTGTAACAAACTATGATTTTTTTACACCAAATAAAGGTAGATTTGTATATATAAAAGATTCCGATACAATCTGGAGTCCCTCATTCTATCCTGTAGAAGAGAGTCTTGACTCCTATAAGTGTTTACACGCTCCAGGTTACACTCAGTTTGATTCAATTAAAAACGATGTTAGGGTTTGCCATTCTATATTTTTACCACAAAAAGGAACCTTCGAGATTGGATTAATTAATATTAAAAACCATTCAAATAGGGTTAAAAAAATATCAGTAACTCCGGAGGTTGAATTTCTACTATATGACTCCTTTGGTGTTGATCCTGTATACTACTCATGGTATACAAACTCATCCTATGAAAAGGATACTAACTCATTAATCTTTAAAAAGTTACAGGGTGGAGCTGATACAGTTACTGGATTTTTTACTTCAACTCTCTCTCCATCATTTTATGACGCAAGTTTTTTTGCTTTTAAAGGTAACGGTTCACAAAGAAAACCTGAGTCTGTTATAAATGGACAACTTAAAAATTCCACTAGTGGTGGTGATCCATATATAGGTGCATTCCAATTTGACTTAGAGTTAAAACCAGGAGAAGAGAGGGAGTTTGCAATTTTTCTAGGAGTTGATAAAAATAATATTCAACTAATTAAAAAAGATTTCCCTACAACAGATGAGGTAAAAAAAGAGTTCACTATTGTTAAAGAAGATTGGCTAAAAAAGATAAATAAGGCTGAAATTGAACAACTTGATGATAGTATCTTTAAAAACTACTTAAAAACATTCTTCCCATATCAAATTTATCAACAGTCCGAAGGTTTAGTTAGAATACCTTTTAGAGGATATAGGGATGTAGCCCAGGACGCTATGAGTCTAAGTTATTACAACCCAAAGGGTGCTAAAGATATTATTCTTACAATGTGTACTAAACAGTTTGATAATGGTCGTTGTCTACGACAGTGGAATACTGGTGGTGGTTTTAATGATGAGAGAGATTTCAGAGATCTTGCATTTTGGTTACCTATAGCAGTTGAACGTTATATACAAAATACTGGGGATAAAGGGATTTTAGATATTAAAATGAAATACTTCCAGTCAGAAACTGAAGAGAGTGTCTACTCCCACTGTATAAAAGGAATTAATTACAGCCTACAAATTGGTGATCATGGCCTTGTAAAAATGGGAGTTGGGGACTGGAATGATGCTCTATCAGGCCTTGGCCTAGAAGGTGGAAGTGTTTGGCTAAATCAATTTGCCTACTACGCCCTTGAAAAATTAGAAATATTAGATAATTTAACAGTAGAAAACCATAATCTAAATATAAACTCTTTAAAAGATACCCTATACAAGGGAGTAATGGAGTATTGGACTGGCGAGTGGTTTGGAAGAGGAATTTCTGATAAAGGTGTAAAACTAGGACTTGAAGATAGGATTTTCCTTCTTCCCCAAGCATGGTTTACAATATCTGGAATGGGAAAACGAGATCCAGAAAAAGCGTCTATTGCCCTAGATAATATGGTTAAAAAACTTTCTACACCAAACGGATTAATGATCTGTGATCCAGGATGGGATGAACCTGATGAAACTGTTGGGAATTTATCAGCCCTAGCCCCAGGATTAGCAGAGAATTTTGCAGTATATAATCACGCCTCACTTTACGGTGTATACGCCCTTTTAATGGCTAACAAGAATAGTGAAGGTATGGATTTCTTAAAAAGAGCACTTCCTATGTATAAGGATTATACTCAAACACGTAGTGAACCATTTGTATTAGTAAACTACTACAATGGTGGATATTATAAAGATAAAGAAGGAAATGGAGGTATACCTTGGCTTACTGGAACAGTTTGTTGGTTAGCCCTTGGACTTTTTGATTTTATCATCCCCAAAAAACTAAAAATAGAAGAATAA